The following are from one region of the Rhodothermales bacterium genome:
- a CDS encoding serine/threonine-protein kinase, whose amino-acid sequence MIGSQIGPYEILEQLGQGGMGIVYKALDTQLDRIVALKFLPGHQSQDENARKRFVQEAKAASALDHVNICTIHHIGEHVDGSSYIVMSYYEGQTLKYLLSERAFTEAEALGTARQIASGLARAHAAGIVHRDIKPANVMITHHGEVKILDFGIAKLGESSELTREGSTLGTVAYMSPEQARGENVGPTSDLWSLGVLLYEMLTGKRPFDATYDQALLYAILNESPTDITSTGVIISDETAKLVNGLLAKDPAERIQTAGEVVKMLGGSTGTIFTGEAAAPRVDATSMMRVVSGFAVGGAVGLGAIYAAMMAFGLPDWIFPVGVLLLLAGAPITLYASRMERKKALLDTAQRVNLKGLAGWLTVRRAVVGGVLALAALGLVAAVYMGMRAMGIGPAATLITSGVLSGDDSIVVADFVDNTPAGNMGRPIAEALRVDLSQSRVVKLMDASTVSAALERMELPEGTTITPEVAREVAQREGLKAALIGGVSALGSSYVINLRLVDAASGSELVSLRETANSDNEVVGAVDRISASLREKIGESLVAIRQSKPLAQVTTSSFEALRLYTLAMESNERDDAVSTIGFARSAVEIDPEFASAFRLLATAENNRQGSYDRMIEYARKAYQFRERLPRREQLYATEAFYSWVEPNRDRQKQIYEELMALDPRDQRAINSLSLHHRYFTGDYQKSLEYTAQYIEYYPDAVQGYINHYSWCARGISTRRRPCSIPSAFANRITGAFPGASWSSMRNAPGTTGLPWTA is encoded by the coding sequence ATGATTGGCAGTCAAATTGGTCCCTATGAAATCCTGGAGCAGTTGGGCCAGGGTGGCATGGGAATTGTCTACAAGGCCCTCGACACGCAGCTGGATCGGATTGTCGCGCTGAAATTCCTGCCAGGGCATCAGAGTCAGGACGAGAACGCAAGAAAACGTTTTGTCCAGGAGGCCAAGGCGGCGTCCGCATTGGACCATGTCAACATCTGCACCATCCATCATATCGGAGAACACGTCGACGGGTCCAGCTATATCGTCATGTCCTACTACGAGGGACAGACCCTGAAGTACCTGCTCTCCGAGCGCGCGTTCACCGAAGCGGAGGCCCTCGGGACGGCACGTCAGATAGCGTCCGGTCTGGCCCGTGCACACGCAGCTGGTATCGTGCATCGCGACATAAAACCTGCCAACGTGATGATTACGCATCACGGGGAGGTCAAAATCCTTGACTTCGGGATAGCCAAACTGGGTGAATCTTCCGAATTGACCCGCGAGGGGTCAACCCTGGGCACGGTTGCCTACATGAGCCCGGAACAGGCCCGGGGTGAGAATGTGGGGCCGACATCGGACCTGTGGTCACTGGGCGTGCTTCTCTATGAGATGCTGACTGGAAAGCGGCCTTTCGATGCCACGTACGACCAGGCATTGCTCTATGCCATTCTGAACGAGTCGCCTACGGACATCACGTCGACGGGTGTCATCATCAGCGACGAAACCGCCAAATTGGTGAACGGCCTTCTGGCCAAGGATCCCGCGGAACGCATTCAGACGGCCGGCGAGGTCGTAAAAATGTTGGGCGGGAGTACGGGGACGATATTTACTGGGGAGGCCGCTGCTCCAAGGGTAGACGCGACGTCCATGATGAGGGTGGTGAGCGGCTTCGCGGTTGGCGGAGCGGTCGGACTCGGTGCCATTTATGCGGCCATGATGGCGTTCGGTCTGCCCGACTGGATTTTTCCGGTCGGGGTGCTGTTGCTACTGGCCGGGGCACCGATCACGCTCTATGCCTCGCGTATGGAGCGCAAAAAAGCGCTGCTGGACACCGCGCAGCGGGTCAACCTGAAGGGCTTGGCGGGCTGGTTGACGGTGCGTCGCGCAGTCGTGGGCGGGGTCCTCGCACTGGCTGCCCTGGGCCTGGTTGCTGCCGTTTACATGGGCATGCGAGCCATGGGGATCGGCCCTGCAGCAACGCTTATCACTTCGGGGGTCTTGTCCGGTGACGATTCAATCGTCGTGGCAGACTTTGTGGACAATACGCCAGCCGGCAACATGGGCCGCCCGATCGCAGAAGCACTGCGTGTGGACCTGAGCCAGTCCAGAGTGGTCAAACTCATGGATGCGTCCACAGTATCGGCTGCACTCGAGCGGATGGAGCTTCCGGAAGGCACGACCATTACACCCGAAGTTGCGCGCGAAGTGGCGCAACGCGAAGGCCTGAAGGCGGCGCTGATCGGCGGCGTGTCCGCCCTGGGTTCGAGCTATGTGATCAATCTTCGGCTGGTGGACGCGGCGTCGGGAAGTGAACTGGTCTCGCTCCGGGAAACCGCCAACTCGGACAACGAGGTCGTGGGAGCCGTTGACCGGATTTCAGCAAGCCTGCGAGAAAAGATCGGGGAATCCCTGGTGGCCATCCGTCAGAGTAAACCGCTGGCCCAGGTTACAACATCCTCCTTCGAGGCGCTTCGATTGTATACCTTGGCCATGGAATCCAATGAGCGCGACGACGCTGTATCCACCATCGGATTTGCCCGATCCGCCGTAGAGATAGACCCGGAATTCGCATCGGCATTCCGGCTGCTCGCTACGGCAGAAAACAACCGCCAGGGCTCCTACGATCGCATGATTGAATATGCCCGCAAGGCATACCAGTTCAGAGAGCGATTGCCCCGCAGGGAGCAGCTATACGCCACGGAAGCCTTCTACAGCTGGGTTGAGCCAAACCGGGATCGGCAGAAGCAGATCTATGAGGAACTCATGGCGCTCGATCCCCGCGATCAGCGGGCCATCAACAGCCTGAGCCTGCATCATCGGTACTTCACCGGGGATTATCAGAAGTCCCTGGAATACACGGCCCAATACATTGAATATTACCCCGATGCCGTGCAGGGCTACATCAATCACTACAGTTGGTGCGCACGGGGAATTTCGACCAGGCGCAGGCCATGCTCGATTCCATCCGCATTCGCGAACCGGATTACGGGGGCCTTCCCTGGCGCCAGTTGGTCCTCAATGCGGAACGCACCCGGGACTACCGGGCTGCCCTGGACAGCGTGA
- a CDS encoding 5'-nucleotidase yields MFFLGGCASLEPAGKYVPEDGAGYLTVVDTLRMDPELEALVEPYREDMAEEVSRVIGHATATLTKDSPEGTLGNMAADAMLHAISADIAITNNGGLRVPLAEGPITVGHMFELMPFENMLVVLHLTGEQVLALANDLAATNGEPVAGISLEIAEGGTARNVRVAGQPVEPGRTYRVATSDYLANGGGNMPALWLDVHREEPFVTLRDAFIAYVQSRGTIEPVLEGRIK; encoded by the coding sequence GTGTTCTTTCTCGGAGGATGCGCGAGCCTGGAGCCCGCCGGAAAGTATGTGCCCGAAGACGGGGCCGGGTACCTCACGGTGGTCGATACGCTCCGCATGGACCCCGAACTCGAAGCGCTGGTCGAGCCCTATCGCGAAGACATGGCCGAGGAAGTCTCCCGCGTCATCGGCCACGCCACCGCCACGCTGACCAAGGACAGCCCGGAAGGTACGCTCGGCAATATGGCGGCCGATGCCATGCTCCACGCTATATCAGCTGACATCGCCATCACGAACAACGGCGGCCTCCGCGTTCCGCTGGCTGAAGGGCCCATCACCGTCGGCCACATGTTCGAGCTCATGCCGTTCGAAAACATGCTGGTCGTGCTGCACCTGACGGGCGAACAGGTCCTCGCGCTGGCCAACGATCTGGCCGCGACGAACGGAGAGCCGGTCGCGGGCATCTCCCTGGAAATCGCGGAAGGCGGCACGGCCCGCAACGTTCGGGTGGCCGGGCAGCCGGTCGAGCCTGGCCGAACGTATCGGGTAGCCACGTCCGATTACCTGGCCAACGGCGGCGGCAACATGCCCGCGCTGTGGCTGGATGTGCATCGGGAAGAGCCCTTCGTGACGCTTCGGGACGCCTTCATCGCCTACGTCCAGTCCCGCGGCACCATTGAACCCGTTCTGGAGGGGCGTATCAAATGA
- a CDS encoding Arc family DNA-binding protein, with product MPVNLSLKNVPESIHKRLQDQAERHGRSMNSEILQILTAATRRDAAVSDLLNDLNSFNLRLAGRELESVDVRGAIQEGRE from the coding sequence ATGCCTGTCAATCTGTCCCTGAAGAACGTCCCTGAATCCATTCACAAGCGATTGCAAGACCAGGCTGAACGTCACGGTCGAAGCATGAACAGTGAAATCCTGCAGATCCTGACGGCCGCGACACGCCGGGACGCGGCTGTCAGCGATCTCCTGAACGATCTCAATTCGTTCAATCTCCGCCTGGCGGGGCGCGAACTGGAATCCGTTGACGTTCGGGGAGCCATCCAAGAAGGACGTGAATGA
- a CDS encoding metallophosphoesterase, translating into MTEFSRRTFIRQMALGTAGAFLLPQSVLAAGERRLVILHTNDTHSRIDPFPMDGGRNEGLGGVARRKTLIDRIRAEHRNVLLLDSGDIFQGTPYFNFFKGEVEFKAMSDMEYDVATLGNHDFDNGVQGLVDMLPHARFAWVSANYDVAGSLLEPHVRSSIILERGGIRIGIFGLGIDFDGLVLDALHEGVSYRDPVLTARQQADALRQAGCDLVVCLSHLGHQYRGEDRPDDVSLAAEVPEIDVILGGHTHTFLDEPVTFERVGRPPALVNQVGFAGIRLGRLDFIFDGRGRLQRWYAGAYEVS; encoded by the coding sequence ATGACTGAGTTTTCCCGCCGCACGTTCATCCGGCAGATGGCACTCGGCACGGCCGGCGCATTCCTGCTCCCGCAGTCCGTTCTGGCCGCCGGAGAGCGGCGCCTGGTGATACTCCACACGAACGATACGCATTCCCGCATTGACCCCTTCCCGATGGACGGGGGGCGGAACGAGGGGCTCGGCGGTGTCGCGCGGCGCAAGACGCTGATTGACCGCATCCGCGCCGAACACAGGAATGTGTTGCTCCTGGACAGTGGCGACATCTTCCAGGGCACACCGTACTTCAACTTCTTCAAGGGCGAAGTCGAGTTCAAAGCCATGTCCGACATGGAGTACGACGTGGCCACGCTCGGCAACCACGACTTCGACAACGGCGTCCAGGGCCTCGTGGACATGCTCCCGCATGCCCGGTTCGCCTGGGTCAGCGCCAACTACGATGTCGCGGGATCGCTCCTCGAGCCGCACGTGCGGTCCTCCATCATCCTGGAGCGCGGCGGCATCCGGATCGGGATTTTCGGTTTGGGGATCGACTTTGATGGGCTTGTATTGGATGCGCTCCACGAGGGCGTCTCCTACAGGGACCCCGTCCTGACGGCCCGGCAGCAGGCCGATGCGCTCCGCCAGGCCGGATGCGATCTCGTGGTCTGCCTCTCCCACCTCGGACATCAATACCGTGGCGAGGACCGCCCGGACGATGTCAGCCTGGCCGCCGAGGTCCCGGAAATCGACGTCATCCTGGGTGGGCATACCCACACATTCCTTGACGAACCCGTCACCTTTGAGCGGGTCGGCCGTCCGCCTGCGCTCGTCAACCAGGTCGGTTTCGCCGGCATCCGGCTCGGGCGCCTGGACTTCATCTTCGACGGCCGCGGCCGCCTCCAGCGCTGGTACGCCGGGGCGTACGAAGTTTCGTAA
- a CDS encoding DUF305 domain-containing protein, whose protein sequence is MMRPASVKTLPALGPVALSLVLGAFLLAGCAPSASVTQDSRTPATQAATQAAVVQPGAPGQPTKSFASADDLDLQRPEHTPADTHFMQGMIHHHMQAIEMSALAPERTNRQDVLMLAHRIDVSQESEIRLMRDWLQTRGEMEHMHDMMMPGMLTAEQMDALRNAEGAEFDRLFLTYMIQHHRGALIMVDELFAQPGAGQDQDIFRFASEVNSDQQIEILRMQQMLSAN, encoded by the coding sequence ATGATGAGACCCGCCTCTGTGAAAACCCTCCCGGCACTTGGTCCGGTCGCCCTCTCCCTGGTTCTCGGCGCCTTCTTGCTCGCCGGATGTGCCCCGAGCGCATCGGTCACGCAGGATTCCCGGACGCCGGCCACCCAGGCGGCCACGCAGGCCGCGGTTGTGCAACCCGGCGCGCCCGGTCAGCCCACCAAATCCTTCGCATCGGCCGATGATCTGGACTTGCAGCGCCCCGAGCACACGCCCGCCGACACACATTTCATGCAGGGCATGATCCATCATCACATGCAGGCCATCGAAATGTCGGCGCTCGCGCCCGAGCGCACGAACCGGCAGGACGTCCTCATGCTCGCCCACCGCATTGACGTTTCGCAGGAATCGGAAATCCGGTTGATGCGCGACTGGCTCCAAACCCGCGGCGAAATGGAACACATGCACGACATGATGATGCCGGGCATGCTCACGGCCGAGCAAATGGATGCGCTCCGCAATGCCGAAGGCGCCGAGTTTGATCGCCTTTTCCTGACCTACATGATCCAGCACCACCGGGGTGCGCTCATCATGGTCGACGAACTGTTTGCCCAGCCGGGCGCCGGACAGGACCAGGATATTTTCCGGTTCGCGTCGGAAGTCAATTCCGACCAACAAATTGAAATCCTTCGAATGCAGCAAATGCTCTCAGCCAACTGA
- a CDS encoding M20/M25/M40 family metallo-hydrolase, translating into MKNCFHSVLMRAGLGAMALLVALTIPSLPALAQPFGGGPTGPDFPVDDPVLKAIWEEGMEQSQVYALSQYMADVLGPRLTGSPGYDASAEWAAEQMRSWGIDAGLEQYGTWRGWQRGVSHVDLLEPRVRSLEGQLLGWSVGTNGPVEGGVTMLPEGDFQAWLPSVRGKFVLMSYAEPSCRPASSWEEHGPRGAVESFNEARAAAREAWNARIDAIGMERQDIINAIEDAGALGFLTNYWTGQWGIERIFPMTYSFRAMNREAAAFNLSCEDYGLVYRLAENGQGPVLRANAESEDLGEQPVFNVVGTIPGTELPNEYVLLSAHFDSWDGASGVTDNGTGSVVMLETMRILKEVYPNPKRTIVVGLWGGEEQGLNGSRAFAADHPEIVEGLQVLLNQDNGTGRIASISTQGLVGAGEHFARWFAQLPNILVGNIDLNVPGFPGGGGSDYASFICAGAPAFSLSATSYDYGNATWHTNRDTFDKIAWEDLKGNATLTAYLTYLASEGDRISRDRRDLGMDPRSGEPREWPSCQLPARETTERFR; encoded by the coding sequence ATGAAAAACTGCTTCCATTCTGTATTGATGAGGGCCGGCCTGGGCGCGATGGCCCTGCTGGTCGCCCTCACCATTCCGTCCCTGCCAGCGCTGGCGCAGCCATTCGGTGGCGGCCCGACGGGTCCTGATTTTCCGGTGGACGATCCGGTGCTGAAAGCCATCTGGGAAGAAGGCATGGAGCAGTCGCAGGTCTACGCGCTTTCGCAGTACATGGCCGACGTGCTCGGGCCCCGGCTGACGGGTTCGCCGGGTTACGACGCATCGGCCGAGTGGGCCGCGGAGCAAATGCGTTCCTGGGGGATTGATGCCGGGCTCGAACAATACGGTACGTGGCGGGGCTGGCAGCGCGGCGTATCGCATGTCGACTTGCTGGAGCCACGCGTACGTTCGCTTGAAGGACAACTCCTGGGCTGGAGCGTGGGAACGAACGGGCCGGTCGAAGGCGGTGTGACCATGCTGCCCGAGGGCGATTTCCAGGCGTGGCTGCCAAGTGTGCGGGGCAAGTTCGTGCTCATGTCGTACGCCGAGCCCAGCTGCCGTCCGGCTTCGTCATGGGAAGAGCACGGGCCGCGGGGCGCCGTCGAGTCGTTCAATGAGGCCCGGGCCGCGGCCCGCGAAGCCTGGAACGCGCGTATTGACGCCATCGGCATGGAACGGCAGGACATCATCAATGCGATTGAGGATGCCGGCGCGCTCGGATTCCTGACCAACTACTGGACGGGGCAATGGGGCATTGAGCGGATTTTCCCGATGACCTATTCGTTCCGCGCCATGAACCGGGAGGCGGCGGCCTTCAACCTGAGCTGCGAGGATTACGGGCTGGTGTATCGTTTGGCCGAAAATGGCCAGGGACCGGTACTGCGCGCCAACGCCGAGTCCGAAGACCTGGGCGAACAGCCTGTTTTCAACGTCGTGGGGACCATTCCCGGGACCGAGCTGCCCAATGAATACGTGCTGCTTTCGGCCCATTTCGATTCATGGGACGGCGCGAGCGGTGTGACGGACAACGGTACGGGATCGGTGGTCATGCTGGAAACCATGCGCATCCTGAAGGAAGTGTATCCGAACCCGAAGCGAACCATTGTAGTCGGCCTGTGGGGCGGCGAGGAGCAGGGTCTGAACGGATCGCGGGCGTTCGCCGCGGATCATCCCGAAATCGTGGAGGGGCTGCAGGTGCTGCTCAACCAGGACAACGGAACGGGCCGGATTGCGAGTATTTCCACGCAGGGCCTGGTGGGGGCCGGTGAGCATTTCGCGCGCTGGTTCGCCCAGCTTCCGAACATCCTGGTCGGCAACATCGACCTGAACGTGCCGGGATTCCCGGGCGGGGGCGGGTCGGATTACGCCTCGTTCATCTGCGCGGGCGCGCCGGCGTTTTCATTGTCGGCCACGTCGTACGATTACGGCAACGCCACGTGGCACACCAACCGCGATACGTTCGACAAGATTGCCTGGGAAGATCTGAAGGGCAACGCGACGCTCACCGCGTACTTGACGTATTTGGCGTCGGAAGGCGACCGGATTTCACGCGACCGCCGAGACCTCGGCATGGATCCACGCTCGGGCGAGCCCCGCGAGTGGCCATCCTGCCAGCTGCCGGCCCGCGAGACGACGGAGCGGTTCCGGTAG
- a CDS encoding tetratricopeptide repeat protein, with protein sequence MLDSIRIREPDYGGLPWRQLVLNAERTRDYRAALDSVTVIRGRGLTQGAEYYTDLIETSIHMMLGQHRAAERSLQGLIRFAREIESPDSEVLDYVWYLTYRVMADGDRAKALADYDEMMAGIDFSDTEKTSQVQGERAYMLAAAGQAERARSVMKEYTDAAAPHSLAFDYYAPALEGMIALNEERYDDAVASFERVIELFKVPRMYENELGLALLRAGRTDEAIARLESATKSPGFQALIYDNGNSTLAYRSLGEAYENAGNLDEAIAAYQSFVDRWANADAHLQPQVSEVRDRISELVARQSTDQ encoded by the coding sequence ATGCTCGATTCCATCCGCATTCGCGAACCGGATTACGGGGGCCTTCCCTGGCGCCAGTTGGTCCTCAATGCGGAACGCACCCGGGACTACCGGGCTGCCCTGGACAGCGTGACGGTCATTCGCGGACGCGGTTTGACGCAAGGTGCCGAGTACTACACGGACCTGATTGAAACGAGCATCCACATGATGCTGGGACAACACCGGGCTGCCGAGCGCTCCCTGCAAGGCCTCATCCGCTTTGCCCGGGAGATTGAAAGCCCGGACAGTGAAGTGCTCGACTACGTCTGGTATCTCACATACCGCGTAATGGCCGATGGGGATCGGGCAAAGGCACTGGCCGACTACGATGAAATGATGGCCGGCATCGATTTCTCCGATACCGAGAAGACCTCGCAGGTCCAAGGTGAACGCGCCTACATGCTCGCGGCAGCGGGGCAGGCGGAACGGGCGCGGAGCGTCATGAAGGAATATACCGACGCCGCAGCCCCCCACTCGCTGGCGTTCGACTACTATGCGCCAGCCCTCGAAGGCATGATTGCGCTCAATGAAGAGCGCTACGATGATGCCGTCGCGTCCTTCGAGCGCGTCATTGAGCTGTTCAAGGTTCCGCGTATGTACGAGAACGAGCTGGGCCTGGCTCTCCTGCGGGCTGGACGTACCGATGAGGCGATTGCTCGCCTGGAGTCAGCCACGAAGTCTCCGGGATTCCAGGCGCTCATCTACGACAACGGCAACAGCACGCTGGCCTACCGCTCGTTGGGCGAGGCCTATGAGAATGCCGGCAACCTGGATGAAGCCATAGCCGCCTATCAGTCCTTCGTTGACCGATGGGCGAACGCGGACGCACATTTGCAGCCACAGGTCAGCGAGGTCCGCGACCGGATCTCCGAACTGGTCGCCAGACAGAGCACCGATCAATAG
- a CDS encoding type II toxin-antitoxin system VapC family toxin — translation MIVTDTSVLAHLIIPSDKTPTARSILSLDRDWCAPVLWASELRSVLRKHLLVGNIDQQEAIDAMRLAYHVMEGGSGRVDDDLVLKLCSSTRCSSYDAEYVAMAMTLAVPLLTWDRKLIKLFPEVAQTPDQFASARS, via the coding sequence ATGATAGTCACCGATACGTCCGTTCTCGCTCACCTCATTATTCCGTCAGACAAAACCCCGACAGCCCGGAGTATTCTCAGTCTGGACCGTGATTGGTGCGCTCCCGTGTTGTGGGCCAGCGAACTCAGGAGTGTCCTTCGCAAGCATCTGTTGGTGGGCAACATCGACCAACAGGAGGCGATCGATGCCATGCGCCTCGCCTACCACGTAATGGAAGGCGGCTCCGGCCGAGTAGATGACGACCTCGTGTTGAAGCTGTGTTCATCTACCCGCTGTTCCTCCTACGACGCCGAATATGTGGCCATGGCGATGACACTTGCGGTCCCACTTCTCACGTGGGACCGCAAGCTCATCAAACTCTTTCCGGAAGTCGCTCAGACGCCTGATCAGTTCGCCAGCGCGCGCAGCTGA